Proteins encoded within one genomic window of Rubripirellula tenax:
- a CDS encoding protein phosphatase 2C domain-containing protein → MKIVASALSDRGLLRDGNEDQYLIDESLGLYMVCDGMGGHVAGEVAAERAIEFASEHISAHSEVLESAAGQPDRYVRIQQIAEEAVQTASQEVHQLSRSSPKYAGMGTTLTMLVIVDDKAIIAHVGDSRMYLMRGGEIHQLTVDHTLANEMFLCGGLTKEEAATSRYQHVLTRSIGPHQFVTVDTLLFDLIPGDRLLLCSDGLSNYFADESVIAELLAQKEITGQPQQLIEFAKEAGGADNITAVVVDTLLDSDAESEPDADERMEALRNSFLGRGLSVRRLLYLITTSTVIHCNAGKEFLEMGDRCPGMFIVLEGSFRFTDDDSFESKLVKGDCFGQGNLILPAKSHARLIANEPSRMLLIDREKFNRLTKRIPRLGNALLRNLSQHLSKAMVASTDFSPGRRKDLGTSS, encoded by the coding sequence ATGAAGATTGTTGCCTCTGCACTCAGCGATCGCGGATTATTGCGTGATGGGAACGAGGATCAGTATCTTATCGATGAGTCGCTCGGTCTGTATATGGTTTGCGACGGCATGGGAGGACACGTGGCCGGCGAAGTCGCGGCAGAGCGAGCCATCGAGTTTGCTTCGGAACACATTTCGGCACATTCCGAAGTACTCGAGTCGGCGGCAGGACAACCCGACAGGTACGTCCGCATTCAACAAATTGCTGAAGAAGCGGTCCAAACGGCCAGCCAGGAAGTCCACCAACTTTCTAGGTCATCGCCCAAGTACGCTGGCATGGGCACGACGCTGACCATGCTGGTGATCGTCGACGACAAAGCAATCATCGCACATGTCGGCGACTCGCGCATGTATTTGATGCGCGGTGGCGAGATTCATCAATTGACCGTTGATCACACGCTGGCCAATGAAATGTTTCTATGTGGCGGATTGACAAAAGAGGAAGCCGCAACGAGTCGCTATCAACACGTTCTGACGCGCAGCATTGGCCCCCACCAATTCGTCACCGTCGACACGCTGTTGTTTGACTTGATCCCGGGTGATCGACTGCTGCTCTGTTCGGATGGCCTAAGCAACTATTTTGCGGACGAGTCGGTGATCGCAGAATTACTCGCCCAGAAAGAAATCACCGGCCAACCGCAACAACTGATCGAGTTTGCCAAAGAGGCGGGCGGCGCTGACAACATCACGGCGGTCGTTGTTGATACGTTGTTGGATTCGGACGCGGAATCCGAACCGGACGCAGACGAACGCATGGAAGCTCTCCGCAACAGTTTCCTGGGTCGAGGGCTTTCGGTTCGTCGACTACTTTATCTGATCACGACGTCAACGGTGATCCATTGCAATGCGGGAAAAGAGTTTCTTGAGATGGGCGACAGGTGCCCGGGCATGTTCATTGTCCTCGAGGGTTCCTTTCGTTTCACCGATGACGATTCGTTTGAATCCAAATTGGTTAAAGGGGATTGCTTCGGCCAAGGCAATCTGATCTTGCCCGCGAAGTCGCACGCTCGATTGATTGCGAACGAACCATCGCGAATGCTGTTGATCGACCGAGAGAAATTCAACCGTCTTACGAAGCGAATTCCCCGACTCGGAAATGCGCTGCTGCGAAACCTGTCCCAACACCTCAGCAAAGCCATGGTCGCCTCAACCGATTTCAGCCCTGGCCGACGGAAAGATCTGGGAACGTCGTCATGA
- a CDS encoding transporter substrate-binding domain-containing protein, with amino-acid sequence MMRATHPLLSLTAVLISLFGVASDCIPQEPVDAVTPVSADADILLKVGTKQSPPFAIKHADGSWTRISIELWEHLADELDLEFEFQELTLPEMLVGLEEGRLDAAVAAISVTSERHERIDFCHPHYSTGLGIAVSTRDRSTPWKLLGRVVTSRLLKLVAAMIVTVLGCGFLFWLFERKSNATMFGGKKRHGLGMGFWWSMILLLGNKSLMPVSTMGRLLATLAMFSSLIVLSILTGVITSVLTVGQLDTGIRRSTDLYNVRVASVADSTSADYLRQRHIFFRGYENPRAAMEAVDAGNADAFVYDAALLKYLASDEFANRIDVLPVIFNVQEYAIALPQESELRKPLNEELLRYRESDAWDELVYRYLGE; translated from the coding sequence ATGATGCGTGCGACACACCCGCTACTCTCCCTGACTGCCGTTTTGATCAGCTTGTTCGGCGTCGCATCGGACTGCATCCCGCAAGAACCTGTTGACGCAGTAACGCCCGTGTCGGCTGATGCGGACATCCTGCTGAAGGTCGGCACGAAGCAGAGCCCGCCATTTGCGATCAAGCATGCCGATGGATCTTGGACCAGAATCAGCATCGAATTGTGGGAACACTTGGCCGACGAACTGGATCTTGAGTTCGAGTTCCAAGAATTGACGCTGCCAGAAATGCTGGTGGGTTTAGAAGAGGGGCGGTTGGATGCAGCCGTCGCAGCCATCAGCGTGACTTCCGAACGACACGAAAGGATCGACTTTTGTCATCCGCACTATTCCACCGGTTTGGGGATCGCGGTCAGCACTCGCGACCGTTCGACGCCCTGGAAATTGCTGGGCCGCGTCGTCACCAGTCGCTTACTTAAACTCGTCGCTGCGATGATCGTGACCGTGCTGGGTTGCGGATTTCTGTTTTGGCTATTCGAACGCAAATCGAACGCGACCATGTTTGGTGGCAAGAAACGTCACGGTCTTGGCATGGGATTTTGGTGGTCGATGATCCTGCTGCTTGGAAACAAGAGCTTGATGCCTGTCAGCACCATGGGACGCTTGCTTGCGACCCTGGCGATGTTTTCAAGTTTGATCGTGTTATCGATCCTGACCGGCGTGATCACATCCGTACTGACCGTTGGACAACTTGACACGGGAATCCGACGGTCCACTGATCTTTACAATGTTCGCGTTGCATCGGTCGCGGACAGCACAAGCGCCGACTATCTGAGACAACGTCACATTTTCTTCCGCGGCTATGAAAATCCGCGAGCAGCAATGGAAGCGGTCGACGCTGGCAACGCAGACGCATTTGTGTACGACGCGGCGTTATTGAAGTATTTGGCAAGCGACGAGTTTGCCAACCGCATCGACGTGCTGCCGGTGATCTTCAATGTTCAGGAATACGCCATCGCCCTGCCGCAAGAGAGCGAACTTCGGAAACCTCTGAACGAAGAACTGCTTCGCTACCGCGAAAGCGATGCGTGGGACGAACTTGTCTATAGGTATTTAGGAGAATGA
- a CDS encoding transporter substrate-binding domain-containing protein, with the protein MTERNRLRTGSIQVALLCVAASLAMAQDESQNPSPEADSIRLDVPDMLRVATREVPPFAMRNEAGQWTGICIDLLREIKASLEIESGHPIEIEFRTLPLAEMLDAVEESRVDMAAAAITVNYEREKRMDFTHSFHTSGLGIAVGARLRQSGWSGIIDAVFSKTFFRIVSGLVLAMLASAVGIYLFERKANREQFGKGWVSGIAAGMWWAAVTLTTVGYGDKVPRTLGGRLIGLIWMFAGLFIIAGFTAAVTSALTLTELRTQINGPADLSRVRVATVEGSTSADYLRSRHILFANHADVDSAIKSLVANQCDAVVYDAAILKHQTYQEWSGNAYVLPASFERQNYAIALPTDSPLTEPINQILLRETSSPKWEEVLATYFGENLP; encoded by the coding sequence ATGACGGAACGGAATCGACTTCGCACGGGATCGATACAAGTAGCCCTACTTTGCGTCGCCGCCTCGCTCGCGATGGCTCAGGACGAATCGCAAAATCCATCGCCGGAAGCTGATTCCATCCGGTTGGATGTACCAGATATGCTGCGCGTCGCCACACGAGAAGTCCCGCCGTTCGCGATGCGCAATGAAGCGGGACAGTGGACAGGAATTTGCATTGACCTGTTACGTGAAATCAAAGCCTCGCTGGAAATCGAATCCGGACACCCGATCGAGATCGAGTTCCGAACACTACCGCTTGCCGAGATGCTAGATGCTGTCGAAGAATCGCGGGTCGACATGGCCGCTGCCGCTATCACGGTGAATTACGAACGGGAAAAGCGGATGGACTTTACGCATTCGTTTCACACCTCCGGACTCGGTATCGCGGTGGGGGCGAGGCTACGCCAATCCGGATGGTCGGGAATCATTGACGCCGTCTTTTCAAAGACTTTCTTCCGCATCGTTTCGGGGCTTGTGCTTGCGATGCTAGCCAGCGCCGTTGGTATCTATCTGTTTGAACGCAAGGCGAATCGAGAGCAATTCGGTAAAGGCTGGGTCTCGGGAATCGCAGCCGGCATGTGGTGGGCGGCCGTGACCCTGACCACCGTTGGATATGGAGACAAGGTACCTCGCACGTTGGGAGGACGATTGATTGGCTTGATCTGGATGTTCGCCGGACTTTTCATCATCGCCGGGTTCACCGCGGCGGTTACCTCAGCACTGACCTTGACGGAGCTAAGAACTCAGATCAACGGCCCGGCCGACCTATCCCGCGTTCGAGTCGCAACCGTCGAAGGTTCGACGTCCGCCGATTACCTGCGATCGCGACACATCTTGTTTGCGAACCATGCCGATGTGGACTCCGCAATCAAAAGCCTGGTAGCGAACCAGTGCGACGCTGTCGTCTATGACGCAGCAATTTTGAAACACCAGACGTACCAAGAATGGTCCGGCAACGCCTACGTACTGCCTGCTTCGTTCGAGCGACAGAACTACGCGATCGCGCTGCCCACCGACAGCCCGCTAACGGAACCCATCAACCAGATACTGTTAAGAGAAACATCCAGCCCAAAATGGGAAGAAGTGCTGGCCACATACTTCGGCGAAAACCTGCCTTAG
- a CDS encoding PEP-CTERM sorting domain-containing protein, whose protein sequence is MSALVTYVEVNESLSTESANPTDLGAFDVGLNRVEGGFPANGNDVFRFQIVPGQSLTGILLVDYSSHFNRMFFAIENDTTFPVSEDTLLFDGNSLSGDEFLGGLLVGTAAQIGTNLLPRIGNNNLFIGRGFAADGLPAEGPLGPGDYTVYLQQTGPATTYKLDFQVSAVAVPEPSSFAMFGLAACGLIFQRRRQKRTSKKRQF, encoded by the coding sequence ATGTCTGCTCTTGTCACTTACGTTGAAGTCAACGAAAGTCTCAGCACAGAGTCCGCCAATCCGACGGATCTGGGTGCGTTCGATGTGGGGCTCAATCGCGTCGAAGGCGGTTTCCCAGCGAATGGAAACGACGTCTTTCGGTTTCAAATTGTTCCCGGTCAATCGCTCACGGGGATTCTGCTGGTGGACTATTCGTCCCACTTCAACCGAATGTTTTTCGCGATCGAAAACGACACAACATTTCCCGTATCGGAAGACACATTGTTGTTTGACGGAAATTCACTTAGTGGAGACGAATTTCTGGGCGGCCTATTGGTCGGAACAGCGGCTCAAATTGGCACAAATCTGTTGCCTCGAATTGGGAACAACAATCTCTTCATCGGTCGAGGGTTCGCGGCGGATGGGTTGCCCGCCGAAGGCCCATTGGGGCCCGGCGACTATACGGTCTATCTCCAACAGACTGGACCAGCGACGACTTACAAGCTTGATTTCCAAGTCTCTGCAGTAGCCGTTCCCGAGCCATCGTCGTTCGCGATGTTCGGCCTAGCGGCCTGCGGATTGATCTTCCAGCGTCGACGGCAAAAACGCACATCCAAGAAGCGTCAGTTTTAA
- a CDS encoding neutral/alkaline non-lysosomal ceramidase N-terminal domain-containing protein, with protein sequence MSSIYIHLGCLFGFFFAAATAWSVESHTRWQAGFSRIDVTPVEPVRTTGYSDRDRPSEGVDTPLNVRAMALRHGDEAIHVLVTVDSIGISGVQTQRLASDIETAHGIKRNRLVISSTHTHAAPDLVTGLDNIFMTPLSDDESAARQRYSEQLDAAILRAVDEAIDDLAPAGLSHGQGAIGFAVNRRVIQDGRWVQFGVQADGPVDQSVSTIRVSDADGKIRGVLFNYACHCTTLPGNYFRINADWAGYAATQLEKSHPDCVAMCTIGCGADANPEPRGKPDMAAMHGLALAGEVNRVIKEDMRPIDEPIEANFGFAGLSFDSPTTDELAARAANDGIQYQRNAKHLQETLKEHGRLPATYPVPIQSWRFGDDLTMIFLGGEVVVDYALRLKKELDDPSLWVSAYCNDVLGYIASERMRGEGGYEFDRSAVFYNLPGPWATGSEDLLIHRVHEILESAVKPSPLTPDDALNSIRVPDGFAVQLVASEPLVRDPINIAFGLDGRLWVVEMGDYPGTNDNAVPRGKIKFLSDTDGDGVFDAATTFLDGIEFATAVHPWKDGLIVCAAPDIFFARDTDGDGVADERTTWYTGFPLANPQHRVNGFTYGLEHALHCASGDNLGDLKAVRTGETVNASGRDVRIWPTTGKIDLISGRTQYIRSRNDWGECFGNDNSRPMYHYPIEDRYLRRNPAAAISSSQQQLFNPPSAPPVFPISKTADRFNDLFAANRFTSACSSVVFRSNGLGESLAGAALVCEPVHNLTHRSKLVSDRSSYRAERDASELQSEFIASTDPWFRPVRAIEGTDGMLWVVDMYRQVIEHPEWIPESWQKQVDLRAGAEQGRIYRVVPKGTSPKIELPNIAATPAITVAAMLDSDSGAVRDLVQQHLLCHPEADAKATQWLLESYLTRGKTPQTRLHALWCLAERDELTPMLLKIALADRHFGVVRSAILLSESRLDEHPDLLTALAKLADHDDARVKLQLALTLGETSDSEAGVILAELVDDATTDEWLARALITSATPHVDVLLQKSLARIRDGSSDATSTETIRLISQLIQTASQHGSGEAIHRVTESLDAATEESEWAIPLATALMDRRNKSSSDGKWSETLVRVYRQAAETVASDNASDTRRCQAIGLLGRGLADDDLDSQTMVDLISPRVPLAVQLAAVARLGQIGHAAGGEALIATWPTMSQSVRAATIQQMLTNGEWTTKLLAAMERGEISSQELSPAAKQTLQTIGSPSSKALARRLLGDVGATDRQAIVVDYLSKLNDDDADVTRGAEAFKRMCAACHVADDQGRMAGPNLVNLTDRSPRALVEAILDPNRAVDPQYRSYTVLLEDGRVLSGVVAEEAGESLTLVHADGKRTTISRRDIDQMRSTGLSLMPQGFESELPPPLMSDVLKYVREAMVR encoded by the coding sequence GTGTCTTCTATCTATATCCATCTCGGTTGCCTCTTCGGATTTTTCTTCGCCGCTGCAACCGCCTGGTCAGTCGAATCCCACACTCGCTGGCAAGCCGGTTTTTCACGTATTGATGTGACGCCCGTCGAACCAGTTCGCACGACCGGATACTCCGACCGTGATCGGCCGAGTGAAGGAGTCGACACGCCGCTGAACGTTCGTGCGATGGCGCTGCGACATGGCGACGAAGCCATTCACGTGCTGGTCACCGTCGACAGCATCGGTATCAGCGGAGTGCAGACGCAACGACTGGCATCCGATATCGAAACGGCTCACGGAATCAAACGCAACCGACTTGTCATCAGCAGCACGCACACTCACGCGGCACCCGACTTGGTAACGGGACTGGACAATATCTTTATGACGCCGCTAAGCGACGATGAATCGGCTGCCCGCCAGCGCTATTCCGAACAACTGGATGCCGCCATCCTGAGGGCCGTCGATGAAGCCATCGATGACTTGGCACCGGCCGGCTTGTCGCATGGCCAGGGGGCGATCGGCTTCGCGGTGAACCGTCGCGTGATCCAGGACGGACGCTGGGTTCAATTCGGCGTTCAAGCCGATGGCCCCGTCGACCAGAGTGTTTCGACGATTCGCGTTTCGGACGCAGACGGAAAAATCCGCGGAGTTCTTTTCAACTACGCGTGCCATTGCACGACGCTTCCCGGAAACTATTTCCGCATCAATGCCGATTGGGCGGGTTACGCGGCGACGCAACTTGAAAAGTCGCATCCGGATTGTGTCGCGATGTGTACGATCGGATGTGGCGCCGATGCCAACCCGGAACCTCGTGGAAAACCCGATATGGCGGCGATGCATGGGCTAGCGCTGGCTGGCGAAGTGAATCGTGTGATCAAGGAAGACATGCGACCGATCGACGAGCCGATCGAAGCCAACTTTGGTTTCGCAGGATTGTCGTTCGACTCGCCAACGACCGACGAATTGGCCGCGCGTGCCGCCAACGATGGGATTCAATACCAACGCAACGCGAAACATCTGCAAGAGACGCTGAAGGAACATGGGCGGTTGCCCGCCACCTATCCCGTACCGATTCAATCATGGCGTTTCGGCGATGACTTGACCATGATCTTCCTGGGGGGCGAAGTCGTGGTGGACTATGCGTTGCGATTGAAAAAAGAACTCGACGATCCGAGTCTTTGGGTGTCGGCCTACTGCAACGACGTACTCGGCTACATCGCTAGCGAGCGCATGCGTGGCGAAGGCGGCTACGAGTTCGATCGTTCGGCCGTCTTCTACAACTTGCCTGGACCGTGGGCGACCGGCAGCGAAGATTTGCTGATTCACCGAGTCCATGAGATTCTCGAATCCGCTGTAAAACCATCACCGCTTACGCCCGACGATGCTCTGAACAGTATCCGTGTTCCCGATGGGTTCGCAGTGCAACTGGTTGCTTCGGAGCCACTGGTACGCGACCCGATCAACATCGCGTTCGGTCTCGACGGCCGGTTGTGGGTTGTCGAAATGGGTGACTATCCGGGAACCAATGACAACGCAGTGCCTCGCGGAAAGATCAAGTTCTTGTCGGACACCGATGGCGACGGAGTGTTTGACGCGGCGACGACATTTTTGGACGGCATCGAGTTCGCCACGGCGGTGCATCCGTGGAAGGACGGCTTGATCGTGTGCGCGGCGCCCGACATCTTTTTTGCTCGCGATACCGATGGTGACGGTGTGGCGGACGAGCGGACGACTTGGTACACGGGCTTTCCGCTGGCGAACCCGCAACACCGCGTCAACGGATTCACTTACGGACTCGAACACGCGTTGCACTGTGCCAGCGGCGACAACCTGGGCGACTTAAAAGCGGTACGGACGGGCGAGACTGTGAACGCGTCGGGTCGTGACGTGCGGATCTGGCCGACGACGGGCAAGATCGATCTGATCAGTGGACGGACCCAATACATTCGCTCTCGAAATGACTGGGGCGAGTGTTTCGGGAACGACAACAGTCGGCCGATGTACCACTACCCCATCGAAGATCGCTATCTGCGACGCAATCCGGCCGCTGCGATCAGCAGTAGCCAGCAGCAACTGTTCAACCCGCCGTCGGCGCCGCCGGTGTTCCCGATCAGCAAAACGGCGGATCGCTTCAACGACCTGTTCGCGGCGAACCGATTCACTTCGGCGTGCAGCAGCGTTGTGTTTCGTTCAAACGGACTGGGGGAATCGCTTGCGGGTGCCGCGCTGGTTTGCGAGCCCGTTCATAACTTAACCCACCGCTCGAAATTGGTATCCGATAGATCGAGCTATCGGGCCGAGCGTGATGCGTCGGAGTTGCAAAGCGAGTTTATCGCGTCCACCGACCCTTGGTTTCGTCCGGTTCGAGCGATCGAAGGAACCGATGGCATGCTGTGGGTTGTCGACATGTACCGACAAGTGATCGAACACCCCGAGTGGATCCCCGAGTCGTGGCAAAAACAGGTGGATTTGCGCGCCGGTGCGGAACAGGGTCGAATCTATCGCGTGGTACCGAAGGGCACGTCGCCGAAAATTGAACTGCCGAATATCGCGGCGACTCCGGCGATCACCGTGGCGGCAATGTTGGATTCGGATTCGGGCGCGGTTCGCGATTTGGTTCAACAGCATTTGTTGTGTCACCCGGAAGCTGATGCCAAAGCGACACAGTGGCTGTTGGAGTCTTACTTGACCCGAGGCAAGACGCCTCAAACGCGACTGCATGCCTTGTGGTGCCTGGCCGAACGCGACGAGCTGACACCCATGCTGTTGAAAATTGCGCTTGCTGACCGCCATTTCGGCGTCGTTCGATCGGCGATCTTGCTGAGCGAGTCGCGTTTGGACGAGCACCCCGATCTGCTGACGGCGCTGGCGAAGCTTGCCGACCACGATGACGCGCGGGTAAAGCTGCAACTGGCGCTCACGCTTGGCGAAACGTCCGATAGCGAGGCAGGCGTCATTTTGGCTGAACTGGTCGACGATGCGACCACCGATGAATGGCTGGCGCGGGCGCTGATCACATCGGCGACGCCGCACGTGGACGTGTTGTTGCAAAAAAGTTTGGCCCGGATTCGCGATGGGTCGTCCGATGCCACCAGCACCGAAACGATTCGTTTGATTTCGCAGTTGATTCAAACGGCCTCGCAACACGGTTCCGGTGAAGCGATCCATCGCGTAACAGAGTCGTTGGATGCGGCGACCGAGGAATCGGAATGGGCGATACCGCTGGCGACCGCTTTGATGGATCGCCGGAACAAATCTTCGTCCGATGGCAAGTGGTCCGAAACGTTGGTCCGTGTCTATCGGCAAGCAGCCGAAACAGTCGCCAGCGACAACGCAAGCGATACACGTCGCTGTCAGGCGATCGGATTGTTGGGCCGAGGTCTCGCCGACGACGATCTCGACTCACAAACGATGGTCGATTTGATTTCGCCTCGCGTGCCGCTTGCGGTTCAGCTTGCCGCCGTCGCGCGTTTGGGGCAGATCGGACACGCGGCAGGCGGCGAGGCGTTGATCGCCACGTGGCCAACGATGTCTCAATCCGTGCGTGCCGCCACGATCCAACAAATGTTGACGAACGGCGAATGGACGACAAAGTTGCTTGCCGCGATGGAACGGGGCGAGATCTCGTCGCAAGAATTGAGTCCGGCCGCGAAACAGACGTTGCAAACGATTGGCAGCCCATCCTCCAAAGCACTGGCGCGGCGGTTGTTGGGCGATGTGGGTGCGACCGATCGCCAAGCGATCGTTGTGGACTACCTTTCAAAATTGAACGACGACGATGCCGATGTGACTCGCGGTGCGGAAGCGTTCAAGCGGATGTGTGCGGCGTGTCACGTCGCCGATGACCAGGGGCGGATGGCCGGCCCGAATCTGGTGAATCTGACGGACCGTTCGCCACGAGCTCTCGTCGAAGCCATCTTGGATCCGAATCGAGCGGTCGACCCGCAATATCGAAGCTACACCGTACTGCTCGAAGACGGCCGCGTGCTCAGCGGCGTGGTCGCCGAAGAAGCGGGCGAAAGCCTGACGCTGGTCCACGCCGACGGGAAACGAACCACGATTTCAAGACGCGATATCGACCAGATGCGAAGCACCGGATTGTCCTTGATGCCCCAGGGATTCGAATCCGAATTGCCGCCACCGCTGATGAGCGATGTGTTGAAATATGTGCGAGAGGCGATGGTGCGTTAG